From a region of the Alosa sapidissima isolate fAloSap1 chromosome 9, fAloSap1.pri, whole genome shotgun sequence genome:
- the LOC121718723 gene encoding SUN domain-containing protein 2-like isoform X1 produces MNQMEMSRRSARLGTKDLPDDDAASTSSTGSTGQVSYRETPVRIFKRKTGGRKPAGSSRTSSRDSSVSGETVNQSSDPIQTDRYPSVSPSVRSVVSVLRAPIGRSSSSSRFQQEAPGFSSGYSSSEEAYYRPSPSPSASGASSSLQSPAEPEFSLKDALRSPGEPSKLSVCFSLLSSLAQSLVMVYWWMGSAWYSLTSGITFLDVFLLSRRTAGVRKAILLFLLVLLLAFGMWYWYPHLSRSLSQIYVKSKPSPAPPGPIQHRVNDGIPPASLSILKEEIYRQLREQEARWSETASQNLESVKREITLLKQDEQKQKQATEVLQTAIKNLQNEKVTITSVHSEQQNSLGQELEGVQQQITLLRSEVSDLRAASDSLQNRITSQEASQTKAAAQLKEDLSSWLLQKLSSQRQPQPLPRDVVLQPHLQGALEALEQRLLTRLAEEKESQKTDAWRTVGETLQREGVGAITVQDVEQIVHRALSLYRADGIGMADYALESSGASVINTRCSETYRTRSACLSLFGFPLWYHSESPRTVIQPELYPGKCWAFRGGEGFLVIALSYPVRITHVSLEHLPKVLSPTGRIDSAPRSFAVYGMSNEHEEGTALGTFTYDQNGEPVQTFKLPAPVRDAYRMVELRILSNWGHPEYTCVYRFRVHGEAEEA; encoded by the exons AGATGTCCAGGAGAAGCGCCAGGTTGGGCACCAAGGATCTGCCCGACGACGATGCAGCCAGCACCAGCTCCACTGGCTCCACGGGTCAGGTCTCCTACAGAGAGACTCCagtcag GATCTTCAAAAGGAAGACTGGGGGTCGTAAGCCGGCGGGCTCTTCGCGAACCTCCAGCCGTGATAGCAGCGTGTCCGGCGAGACGGTCAACCAGAGCAGTGACCCAATCCAAACGGACAGATACCCTA gcgTGTCCCCCTCCGTGCGGAGTGTGGTGTCGGTGCTGCGTGCACCCATAGGGaggtccagcagcagcagtcgtTTCCAGCAGGAGGCTCCAGGCTTCTCCTCTGGGTACTCGTCCTCTGAAGAGGCCTACTAcaggcccagccccagccccagtgCCAGCGGCGCctcca GTTCCCTGCAGTCTCCAGCAGAACCAGAGTTTAGCTTGAAAGATGCTCTAAGATCTCCTGGTGAGCCCTCCaaactctctgtctgtttctccctcCTGTCATCTCTAG CTCAGTCTCTGGTGATGGTGTACTGGTGGATGGGCTCAGCCTGGTACAGTCTCACCTCAGGAATCACATTCCTGGATGTGTTCCTACTCAGCAG GCGCACTGCAGGTGTGAGGAAGGccattctcctcttcctcctcgtcctcctcctggcATTCG GCATGTGGTATTGGTATCCCCACCTCTCACGCAGTCTGTCTCAGATATATGTGAAGAGCAAGCCCAGCCCAGCTCCACCAGGCCCCATCCAGCACAGAGTTAAC GATGGCATCCCTCCGGCCAGTCTGTCCATCCTGAAGGAGGAGATCTATAGGCAGCTGCGTGAGCAAGAGGCCCGGTGGTCAGAAACCGCGTCCCAAAACCTGGAGAGTGTAAAG AGAGAGATCACTCTTCTGAAACAGGACGAACAGAAGCAGAAGCAAGCAACTGAG GTGCTGCAGACTGCTATTAAGAATCTTCAAAACGAAAAAGTGACAATTACAAG TGTGCACTCCGAGCAGCAGAACTCGCTGGGCCAGGAGCTGGAGGGGGTCCAGCAGCAGATCACACTGCTGAGATCTGAAGTGTCCGACCTGCGTGCCGCCTCAGACTCACTCCAGAACAGGATCACATCCCAGGAAGCTTCTCAAACCAAA GCTGCTGCTCAGCTGAAGGAGGACTTGTCCAGCTGGCTTCTGCAGAAACTCTCATCGCAGCGCCAGCCCCAGCCTCTGCCCAGGGACGTGGTGCTGCAGCCTCACCTGCAGGGGGCACTGGAGGCCCTGGAGCAGCGTCTGCTGACGCGCCTggcagaggagaaggagagccaGAAGACGGACGCCTGGAGGACTGTGGGGGAGACGCtgcagagggagggggtgggggccaTCACCGTTCAG GATGTGGAACAGATTGTGCACCGAGCCTTGAGTTTGTACCGAGCTGACGGGATTGGCATGGCTGACTATGCGCTCGAGTCTTCAG GGGCGAGTGTGATCAACACGCGCTGCTCTGAGACGTACAGGACCAGGTCGGCTTGTCTGAGCCTCTTTGGGTTCCCCCTGTGGTATCACTCCGAGAGCCCCCGCACGGTCATTCAG CCTGAACTGTACCCTGGGAAATGCTGGGCTTTCCGTGGGGGCGAAGGCTTCCTGGTGATCGCGCTGTCCTATCCAGTGCGCATCACTCACGTGTCCCTGGAGCACCTCCCGAAGGTCCTCTCTCCCACCGGCCGCATCGACAGTGCCCCCCGCAGCTTCGCTGTCTAC GGTATGTCCAATGAGCACGAGGAAGGCACCGCTCTGGGGACCTTCACTTATGATCAGAATGGGGAACCTGTCCAGACCTTCAAACTCCCG GCCCCGGTGAGGGACGCGTACCGGATGGTGGAGCTGCGTATCCTGAGTAACTGGGGCCACCCAGAGTACACGTGTGTGTACCGCTTCCGAGTGCACGGCGAAGCAGAGGAGGCCTGA
- the LOC121718723 gene encoding SUN domain-containing protein 2-like isoform X2, producing MNQMEMSRRSARLGTKDLPDDDAASTSSTGSTGQVSYRETPVRIFKRKTGGRKPAGSSRTSSRDSSVSGETVNQSSDPIQTDRYPSVSPSVRSVVSVLRAPIGRSSSSSRFQQEAPGFSSGYSSSEEAYYRPSPSPSASGASSSLQSPAEPEFSLKDALRSPAQSLVMVYWWMGSAWYSLTSGITFLDVFLLSRRTAGVRKAILLFLLVLLLAFGMWYWYPHLSRSLSQIYVKSKPSPAPPGPIQHRVNDGIPPASLSILKEEIYRQLREQEARWSETASQNLESVKREITLLKQDEQKQKQATEVLQTAIKNLQNEKVTITSVHSEQQNSLGQELEGVQQQITLLRSEVSDLRAASDSLQNRITSQEASQTKAAAQLKEDLSSWLLQKLSSQRQPQPLPRDVVLQPHLQGALEALEQRLLTRLAEEKESQKTDAWRTVGETLQREGVGAITVQDVEQIVHRALSLYRADGIGMADYALESSGASVINTRCSETYRTRSACLSLFGFPLWYHSESPRTVIQPELYPGKCWAFRGGEGFLVIALSYPVRITHVSLEHLPKVLSPTGRIDSAPRSFAVYGMSNEHEEGTALGTFTYDQNGEPVQTFKLPAPVRDAYRMVELRILSNWGHPEYTCVYRFRVHGEAEEA from the exons AGATGTCCAGGAGAAGCGCCAGGTTGGGCACCAAGGATCTGCCCGACGACGATGCAGCCAGCACCAGCTCCACTGGCTCCACGGGTCAGGTCTCCTACAGAGAGACTCCagtcag GATCTTCAAAAGGAAGACTGGGGGTCGTAAGCCGGCGGGCTCTTCGCGAACCTCCAGCCGTGATAGCAGCGTGTCCGGCGAGACGGTCAACCAGAGCAGTGACCCAATCCAAACGGACAGATACCCTA gcgTGTCCCCCTCCGTGCGGAGTGTGGTGTCGGTGCTGCGTGCACCCATAGGGaggtccagcagcagcagtcgtTTCCAGCAGGAGGCTCCAGGCTTCTCCTCTGGGTACTCGTCCTCTGAAGAGGCCTACTAcaggcccagccccagccccagtgCCAGCGGCGCctcca GTTCCCTGCAGTCTCCAGCAGAACCAGAGTTTAGCTTGAAAGATGCTCTAAGATCTCCTG CTCAGTCTCTGGTGATGGTGTACTGGTGGATGGGCTCAGCCTGGTACAGTCTCACCTCAGGAATCACATTCCTGGATGTGTTCCTACTCAGCAG GCGCACTGCAGGTGTGAGGAAGGccattctcctcttcctcctcgtcctcctcctggcATTCG GCATGTGGTATTGGTATCCCCACCTCTCACGCAGTCTGTCTCAGATATATGTGAAGAGCAAGCCCAGCCCAGCTCCACCAGGCCCCATCCAGCACAGAGTTAAC GATGGCATCCCTCCGGCCAGTCTGTCCATCCTGAAGGAGGAGATCTATAGGCAGCTGCGTGAGCAAGAGGCCCGGTGGTCAGAAACCGCGTCCCAAAACCTGGAGAGTGTAAAG AGAGAGATCACTCTTCTGAAACAGGACGAACAGAAGCAGAAGCAAGCAACTGAG GTGCTGCAGACTGCTATTAAGAATCTTCAAAACGAAAAAGTGACAATTACAAG TGTGCACTCCGAGCAGCAGAACTCGCTGGGCCAGGAGCTGGAGGGGGTCCAGCAGCAGATCACACTGCTGAGATCTGAAGTGTCCGACCTGCGTGCCGCCTCAGACTCACTCCAGAACAGGATCACATCCCAGGAAGCTTCTCAAACCAAA GCTGCTGCTCAGCTGAAGGAGGACTTGTCCAGCTGGCTTCTGCAGAAACTCTCATCGCAGCGCCAGCCCCAGCCTCTGCCCAGGGACGTGGTGCTGCAGCCTCACCTGCAGGGGGCACTGGAGGCCCTGGAGCAGCGTCTGCTGACGCGCCTggcagaggagaaggagagccaGAAGACGGACGCCTGGAGGACTGTGGGGGAGACGCtgcagagggagggggtgggggccaTCACCGTTCAG GATGTGGAACAGATTGTGCACCGAGCCTTGAGTTTGTACCGAGCTGACGGGATTGGCATGGCTGACTATGCGCTCGAGTCTTCAG GGGCGAGTGTGATCAACACGCGCTGCTCTGAGACGTACAGGACCAGGTCGGCTTGTCTGAGCCTCTTTGGGTTCCCCCTGTGGTATCACTCCGAGAGCCCCCGCACGGTCATTCAG CCTGAACTGTACCCTGGGAAATGCTGGGCTTTCCGTGGGGGCGAAGGCTTCCTGGTGATCGCGCTGTCCTATCCAGTGCGCATCACTCACGTGTCCCTGGAGCACCTCCCGAAGGTCCTCTCTCCCACCGGCCGCATCGACAGTGCCCCCCGCAGCTTCGCTGTCTAC GGTATGTCCAATGAGCACGAGGAAGGCACCGCTCTGGGGACCTTCACTTATGATCAGAATGGGGAACCTGTCCAGACCTTCAAACTCCCG GCCCCGGTGAGGGACGCGTACCGGATGGTGGAGCTGCGTATCCTGAGTAACTGGGGCCACCCAGAGTACACGTGTGTGTACCGCTTCCGAGTGCACGGCGAAGCAGAGGAGGCCTGA